The DNA window CATACTAGTGAAGCAAAACACAGAGAAAAAAGTCCTTGAAATGTTTAGTGCATGTTGCCTAACGAAATAACAATCCAACCCTAACGTTACATATCTGAAACTCTCATAAACAGAACATATGCGACGCCGAATGATCAATGTAATTCATACAGCCAGCATTCAGTACTGACAAACCCACAATGTGGCTAAAAGTAAACAATAACCCCAGAAGTGCTGTATGACAGTTCATATAACGATTGATATTTAGCGAACAGCTGCAGTATTGTCTTCTGGATATTTACCTTGATGGATGTCTGTTGAGAACCGGAAACACCGCAGTATCTAGCGCAAGAAATGACGTAGGAAATGGCGCAGCGTAAGTGAAATGTGCAGTGCGTCGCGTGATAATGACGTCGAAAGTTTAACACACACGAGGGCAGTTTCTCGAGCATTTTCCGCCGTCATGGTAAAAATTAAGGGTTTATCTCAACAATGTTTGTTAAGTAATGTACATAATCGCTTTATTTCTTCTTTGGTTGAATGACaaattgtgtttgtgtgaattaGGGGAAGCAGAAGAAGCAGAGAAAATATGCTACCATGAAGAGAATGATCAGTTTGAAGGATGCGAGGCTGTGAGTATCATTGTTTGTGTTATTATTGTTTATCTGTAAACAAAACATGGATTGAAATGCATCTACGCGACACTTTGGAAATGTTATGTCACAAAAAAGAGAATGtaaattattagaaaatcattataaagtattataattacaaattatataCACCTGGTCGCATAAACTGACCAGCATGTGATATATATCGGTGGGACTTTTTACTTTAAATCAATAAACCTGATATCAAAGCGCCAAATGTTAGTTTTATAAATGTAGTTTTAGATCTGAACGCAGAGAGTGTCTTCATCTAACAGTACAGTCATGAATAACATTCAGTGATTGTTCGAATAATACACATTTAACCTTCATATAATACTTAAAAAATCCACCACATTATAATTTCTTAAAGGAAGTTGCAACCATCTTTTTCCTGCAGTACCACATTAGATTATAGTCAATAAAGCAAGCAAGTTGTAAAAAACTGAGCTGAATACATACTGATATGTAGCTGATTTCGAATATTGTATTGTAGTTTTGAGTCTGAACTGTGGTTCATTTTAATCATCAATTGAATTGTACAAAACAGCAGATTATTGGCAACAGCATCAGTGAATCACTGTGTTGCTCTTTGAACATCTGATAAAAGCtttgcttgtttttgttttgtttttttgttttgtgtagaAAAGAAAAGGACAGAGCAAAAACGCAAAAGACGAAGAAAGAAGATCCGTCAGCCATTAAAGAACGAGAAGTGTAAGTTTGAATTCTCTCCTATATTGTGTTTGTCACCATGCATCAAATGAAACTGAAGTCTGCTTATTTGAATGGCATGACATATCAACATTTGCTCACAATATACACCTTAATTATATATCTAATCAATTTTTCTTCAAATGTAAACTAGCTGTTAGTGAAAAGTTAGGTTTAGACATGAAATGTAATCAATGCAGTTCCTAGAGGTATGTTAACTTTTATCAGAAGTTCACTTTTTAACACAAATAATGCAACTACAGAACTTCAAATAATCAATAAATGAAGCTATCAGTAGATGCACCCAAGCTATATGTGATAAATGCACATTTTGCAAACAATATATTTGGAGATTGTCTTGTTATATTATAAAATCTATACTTGTTTTAACTTTCTAAATCCgctttattttataatttaccCCAAAATGATAATTCAGTTAGTCACCTTCATGctgctccaaacctgtatgatttctttcttctgcagaacataaAAGATATTTGAATAATTGGCTGTTTTTGcatacaaagttttttttttttttttttttttttttttttttttaatgggtgtTAGTCATTTTCTGGGCAAGGAATTTTACTTGTTAAAGGTGATATAGAtgatgttttatacatttttgcaatattacttgaaactgtctttactaactgataaaagactatttattaggtgcactgaaagtaataatattaatatacatcatctgtgctcgaggtagggccttaaaaacatcagccaatcgtgtacgcgatcatcgcataaacgattggccctctggcttgtcaatcactgccgtgacgttccttgtgagagacgtgcgcggctgcgcgctccagtaactttccacactccacaggcgccgcatgcaatgtttttgtcaggagacaggagtaacaactgagattatgagttacctgcggtgagtccgacataatgaatccactaacacgacacagcgaatgtcggtggtaaacaaacactcgtgcaTGAgatttgggaggcgttcctttgaaatgagctgtgaaggaagGGGGCTGTTCTTTcgcatgcactcatttcaaaaactcagtaacagtctttggtttctcagtcgacgaaaagatcctctgtagcacctttttaatatattttagagcTTGGACTATCtaggaaaatatattttctatagttttaaaaaaaagttttactaAAAACAActattgcttttattttattgcttgatttttcttattttaaacattttaagtgatctttaaaggattagttcactttaaaaaattagcccaagctttactctccctcaagccAGCCAagctgtatatgactttcttctttctgatgaacacaaaccaagttatatcaataaatatcttgacgcatctgagctttataacaGCAGTGAATGCGACTAGTATgaactgaagaaagtgcctccattcatcataaacgtgtacttcacatttgatatattggttaataaaggccttctgaagcaaagtgatgtgtttgtgtaagaaaaatatccatatttaacaagttatgaagtaaaatatctagtttcCACCAGACTGCCTTCTGTATTTAAGttaggaagaaagtgtaatgcctctcgcagttcaaaacacttacactACGTCCAACTGCTATTTAAGGACCTGCAATAGGCCTTCAGAGCTGACCTCAGTCTTGAGTATAAGAGAGAAACAAACACTGAAATGATTTAACACAAGCTCTTACACAAATAGCCCTTCATGCAGTGCttggagcaaaacaaaacaaaaaagatcaGTGTAATTCATATAGAGATATTTATAGTCATATGTTGAATGCTTGCATTAGTTGTTTTAGGAGCAATAATCTATGCCTTAATccataatcattttttttttccagagcaAAGTATCCATCGTGTCTGTTCTTTCAATACAACACTCAGCTCGGACCTCCATATTACATCCTTGTTGATACCAACTTTATCAACTTTTCTATTAAGGCCAAATTAGATATGGTCCAGGCAATGATGGACTGTCTCTATGCTAAATGTAAGTCCACACACAAGCTAATGTGAagtgagtgaatgtgttttgGATGTGTTGATCAGTGTAGAGATTCCTATGCAGCAGCACTGAACAGAAATGACTGTGTTCAACACGGTTTACAGCAGACGCTCTGTACACATGCCACACACGGCATACACTTTGTGTTTACTGTATGCATATACAAATAcacataacataaaaatatgtgGTCTACATATACAGATAAAGACAGTTTTATGTAATTTACCAATCCTCTGCACACACATTGGCTGTAGAATTAGACAGCTTTTTTCGAAAATGCATTAATCTGGAAAACCATTTGAATGAATAACTAAACTTAAACAtcagtaaaatgtgtttttatgattGAATTCTAGTGATTCGAATGAAAATGTGGCAAACATAAATGAATGGAAACAGAACTTGGAGAATTATGGGGTAGTGGTGGTGCTTGAGAAATTATTCAgtgttttttataaaaatgacttaATCCTAAAAAATTATACTATtactaataatataaaacaCACTAAGGTCTGAtgggctcatgaatattaatcatGTTCACTGATTTCTTGAAATCAAAAGTGCATAGGTAAACGTGAGCGAAATGTTAGTGAAATTAgtgaaaagtaattttaaagcTGCACTATGGAAGTTTAATGAAAGACCATGAAAAAATGTCCTTGCCTTAACCTGTTTTACTACATAGCCTACGATGTTGTTGTTAAATGTAAAACTTTTGGGCTGGGTTTTGGCAAGAAAATTCCATGCTTATAATTTGTGGCATGTTTCTCATGAATAACACATACTGCAAGTCTTGGTTACTTCTGGAaaatcacacaaaaaaaaagtttttttttttttttttcgttttttttttttttccaaatatacTTTTCATTGGAAATTCTTCTTACTATTCGTGTGTCTTGGTGCAGTATGATCGATCTTCTCTAATATGGTGATCGCCAGTAATTTCTCGGACCCTAATTCCTCAAACCATCAGATTCATCTGCTCAGAAGAGCGGTGTcgaagcacaactgttttatgttttaattacaGGTGGCGATAGAGAGGGGGGGGAATAACATAATGAAAAAATTACAACCCAGTCAGTCGAAGTGATTGAT is part of the Chanodichthys erythropterus isolate Z2021 chromosome 18, ASM2448905v1, whole genome shotgun sequence genome and encodes:
- the fcf1 gene encoding rRNA-processing protein FCF1 homolog, encoding MCSASRDNDVESLTHTRAVSRAFSAVMGKQKKQRKYATMKRMISLKDARLKEKDRAKTQKTKKEDPSAIKEREVAKYPSCLFFQYNTQLGPPYYILVDTNFINFSIKAKLDMVQAMMDCLYAKCVPCITDCVMAELEKLGMKFRVALRIAKDPRFERLPCSHKGTYADDCLVQRVTQHKCYIVATVDRDLKRRIRKIPGVPIMYLSNHRYNIERMPDDYGAPRL